The genomic region gtgctctctaaaatggaaatgtgcacacatgaatatgaattgacagaccttaattgtacactaaaagtgtacctcgaaaatccatcgaaatttcgataaattcaacggataaatatggaaaaataacaaggaaatggaaatcatggtattgacgagctcatcaatcatggtatatatattattgatacatggaaattattgtactaacttgaatgttgagtttgtgcatgttagggtaataatgcattgaatggatatatgaatgtttattatattgtattgaaaatattaggtaagtataattcttattacatgagcttactaagcacaaagtgcttaccccgtttcctttttccctgttttatagtgttcagagctcggaggtcggatttggtcggagacacatcacactgtcaacctcaggatttcggtatataaagaaactttattttggaaatcaatggcatgtataagctaacaaagtaaatgttaacgtgaaatgaatgtaaagttagccattagtatggttaacaaacctggttatagatatgtgatgacgttatcttatataaatgcatgaatctatcatgaaaatatgttgaattgatttggttgatgtggattggtatcgatttaatattacagggaaggttagatatttataaaagggctatattgaatataaaaaaaataatttaattcgtaaactccggtaatgcctcgtaccctattccgataatgaatacgggtaggggtattacacatATTGGGCCATGTACGTCAAAAGTAAAAAATATTGGGTcatttattaaaaatagaaaaggaaggacaaaaaaaaaacagttaCTTAACTTTGCCTCGTCTAACATGGCAAGTTAGCTGGCCAAGTTAGCGGTTCAGTTAAGCCTGTGAGGGAAAATGTTAATGGGTGACTGATTTGTCACTTTTTGATAACGTTAGTGACAGATTAGTTATTTTTCGAAAGTTGagtaattgaattgaaattaGAGTGACTACTTTGTTAGCTACATCAAAATTGAGTaattgttggtgtaatttacccttattattattattaaggatGTGGTAACATGGTTCAAACTCATGCCAAACAAATGTTTAACAAGAGCTTTAACTATCAGTCCAGTCAAGTCAAGTCAAGAAATTATTATTTGTTGATATAATGTTCAATAGGGAGGAGAACAATGAGGAAGGTGTGGTGGTTTGATGGAGGTCAGTTAACCTAAAGAGGCATGACAGGCTACCTAGGGGGCACCCATGACCAACTCTCCGACTCCACTCGGAGGTCCTAGCGGTCAATAGTCAGCCTTTACGAAACCTTGCTATTCATCTAGCCCCTATTCTCAACAGAGGAGCCCAACTAATTACTCCCTTCTGATAAACATGGACCTCTTGTTGCCATAGACAATTCACCCGCTTAGCTGACATTCTTGAAAGGCACCCACTTTTTAGGTTTGAACACATCCTTGAAGACCATAGGTCGCATCTAAGCATAACAACCTCTactgattaaattgaataataaaatggGTCTCATTATGCCTATCTTTTATGCACCTCATGGCGATGATCACTTATCTTGCCATGTCACATTAGTAGACAAGATGATCTCCCGTATAAATGCCCTCACGACGATGAATAAGGGATCGACCTTTTTGAACCCTTAAGCAACCTTTTGAACACTTATCCTCCTCAgctctctctttatctttttatctttttttgcTCTTCGCCTCTTTAGATAAACCAGCCTCCATTGAGCCACTACACCCTGCTCCTTATTAAATATTTTAgcaacattattattattgtaaaaattattttgtattttatgtTTATTGAATTTTATTTCTAGGGTCACTTTAACCCAGGTTAAACtcttaaattaaattacaaaatgtaacaaaaaaaaatatgtatTACTCCATCAGCACTTTATTGCAAATTTGGAAATTTGATTCACAACTTCAATTGTTTTGGTTTCAGATTTAAAGTTGGAGCATTTTGTGTGAAGCAAGGAGACCTACCTTTCAACTCTGCTTTTTTAAAACATTCCCTATATTATATCTTCATCTTCATCTCAAGTGGTAAGCTTCAACTTTTTCGTCACcatctttcatttctttttgtgGTTCCCGTGAACTGTATATTGTCTACCATTTTGCTTAAGCTTAGCAGAATTGTTGTTTCAATTCAGATTCACGACAATGGCGGGAGAGTTCTTCTCGGGTGCTGCTTCTAATGCCATAGGAACACTGATGGTTGACTATTTGGTGAAGCCAATAGAACGTCGTCTTCGCTACTTATTTCGTTTCCATAAGTTAATTGATGACCTCCACCAACAGCAAAACAATCTGAATAGAGAACAAACTCGAGTTGAAGAAGACGTTAAGGAGGCAAAATTGCAGATTCAAACTCAAGTAATTGAGGACTATATAGGTGAATGGTTGACAAATGTAGAAAACGCCTTGAAAGATGTACAGAATTTGGACAGCAGAGTTGAAGAAAATAAGAGATGCTTCAGTTTGTGTCCTAATTGGTGTTGGCGATATCAATTAGGCAAGGAGATTGAGAAGAAGATAGTGTATATCAGCAAACTTGTAGAGGACTCCCATTTTAAAAGAATCGGCCATCGTGCGGAGCTTCCTGGTTTAGAATTCTTCACATCTAAAGATATTTTGGCTTCCAAATCTTCAACTAATGCATTCAACAAGATCAGGGAAGCATTAGAGGATGACAAAGTTAACATGATCGGAGTGTGGGGGATGGGAGGGGTGGGCAAAACCACCTTAGTCAAAGAAGTCGGTAAAAAAACCAAAGAATCAGGATGTTTTCGTAAAGTTATTGAAGTTGTTGTGTCCCAAAATTCAATCATTGAAAATATTCAAGATAAAATAGCAGATTTCTTGGACTCACAGTTCGAGAAAAAAACTAAAGAAGGGAGAGCAGGGGAATTATGGCTTCAAttggaaaaagaagaaaaggtCCTCATAATCCTTGATGATATGTGGAATGAGGTCCACTTGAAAGAGATAGGCATTCCGCTAAATGAAAATGGGAAGGGATGTAAAATCATTTTGACAACACGTCGCAAGACAGTATGCGAATCCATGGAATGTCAAGTTATTATTCCGATGGATGTTTTGGAAAGTGATGAAGCATGGGCTCTATTTAGAATGAAAGCTAAGCTTAATGAAAGAGTTCCAAGggatattcttcaggaggctcagAAAGTTGCAAAAGAATGCAAGGGTCTACCGGTAGCGATTGTAACGCTAGCAGCGGCTCTAAAAAGTACAAAGACAAGTAAAGGATGGGAAGTGGCCGGCAAGAAACTTGAACGCAGTAAATTAGTGGAAATCGGTAACattggagaagaagaaaaaaatgccTACTTGTGTATCAAGATGAGTTATGAATACTTGAAGAAGGAGACGAACAAGAAATGCTTCTTTTTGTGTGGTTTATATCCAGAGGATCATTCAATTAAAGTGGAAGATTTGGTGCGATATGCTTGGGGTTTGGAGTTATTTGGCAAGGCTGACTTAATTGGAGAAGTGAGGATTCAAGTTTTGGAAGCCATTGATTACCTCAAAGATTCTTGCTTGCTGTTAGAAGATGAAGTTGAAGATGAAGATGGAGATGGTGGAAGGTATGGTCCTTAAACTCTAGAGCTTATTCCTCTTGATTAATTGATATTTTTGTAGAATTAGGAGTAGAATTGTCTTTAGAAGTCCAGCAGCTCAGCCAAACAAAACAATCTTTAGACTGAATTGGAGAATTATTATTTGTTTATAAATAATATCATTTACATATAAGTGTGAACTTCAAATTAACAACTGTAAGTCATCGATGAAAATACTTTTAAGttcttcaaataaaaatattaatagaaTATTGACAAGTAAATTGATATAATCGTCATGTTCACAATGAATTATTGATGATGgatcaaattttaataaaattttaaacatacataacttgtcatatttttaatcttttcatactattatattattatttattttatgtgatttatatttcataatttataaaaataaaataaaattataatacaaATGTATTCTCTTTTATTTTGGCTTGATTAGGTACGTTAAGTTACATGACATAGTTCGTGATGTTACTCTATGGATTGCATCAGAAGAAAAAAGTGATTTTATGATCAAATCTAGATTGGAGTTACTAAATAAAAGCTCTGAATCTTGTGAAGGAATCTCATTGTTGGACAGTGAAGAGAAAAATTTTCCTGATAGATTGATTCTTTCGAAGCTTGAGATCCTATTGCTTAAGAATTGTAATGTATAAGGTACATGTTTTCTAGGAATGAGAGAACTGAAAGTTTTAAGTCTTACAGTTGCATATGATTATACGGGGGTTATTTCCTTATATGCTCTTTCGTCCTTGAAAAAACTTCGTGCTCTACATTTGGAGAATTTTGAGGACTTTTCGTTCCTTGGAAACTTAAGGACACTTGAGATTCTAAGTTTGCGTGGTTCAAAATTAAATAGTTTGGCAGATGAATTAGGGAGCTTGAAAGATCTAAAGATGTTGGATCTAACCGATTGTGTAGTTTCCTCAAGCTTTCCCCTTAATTTCATTCGAAGGTTATCTCAGCTAGAGAAGTTGTACCTACCAAAATCAAACATGACAAATGATATCTTTCTCGTGATAAAATTTTTGACCAGATTAACGAGACTATATCTTTGCGTATCCTCTCTACATTTTCCACCAAACTTTGAGTTTCCTGAATTAGAAAAATACAAAATCTACATAAACAATAATACAAGCTTCAATGGTATTTTTGGCGCTACAGGATACTTGGAAATTGCGGAAGTGTTTCCTTATAATGCAGTTTCCCAATTACTTGGGAATTTAGAGTCTCTTCAAGTGAAACGTATTAAGGATGAGTGCGTAAAATGCTTGACTAATAAAACACAACAAAAGGTGTCGGTATCAACGATCTTACAAAACCTAAAACTAGTGAGAATTGACGACTGCAGGAATCTAAAAGTGGTATTTCAAATGGATGAGGTGGAAGAAAATGAAGGTCCGCAGTGTCCGCTCATttcaaatttaaagattttacaTCTTGAATGATTGCCAGATTTGAGTTCCATATGGGAATTGCCAACCCAACATGTAAGACTTGTAAGCTTAGTTGAATTGATTATAGATCAGTGCCCACGTTTGAAATCACTCTTTTCACTTTCTCTTGCTCAAAGTCTCGTACTCTTGGAAGAACTTCATATAAGCTTCTGTGATGAGTTGAAGCAAATAGTGACAGAATTAGAAGGTGACGAGGAAGAAATATCGTCCGCCATCAATTCTCGTACTTCTTTGTGTTTCCCAAAGTTAACACAGCTCTGCGTAACTCGTTGTGATGGTTTGGAGTATATTTTTCCGATGTCGCTATCACCACAAGGGCTTCAGGGTTTGACTTACCATAGGGTATTGCCCTCAATTAAAACAAGTGTTCAGAGTTGCCAATGACAATATGCTCAAACATGAGcagtttttgagatcgttatcgTCCTTTTTAGTGTATGGTTGCCCTCTATTAACTGATTCGGGTGTTCATTTAGAAGCTGAGAGAGCTGCCGTATGGGTACATTCTTTTTCTCCCTTTCTAATTACATTAttgaatttcatttatttatgattttcatAACTCAGTTTTCATATTGATTTTACAGCAAAATGTTTAAGATATTTTAACCATACTACAATTGACACTGTTATGTATGTGGaagtaaataatacaaaaataataattattggcGGTTCAAAAATATCATTAGTTTTTTTATATAAGATATTTtacacttatttatttatttataattttactgAGTTTTACTCTTTTTTGGTTGTGAATAAGAAAGTAGAATGAATCTCATTCTTTTAACTTTCAGTgaaaacaaagttaaaatataaaagagaGTTAAGCATATCCATATGcacaattatatatttatttgtatTCCACAAATGCATTATTTTATTACACAAATAACACTTTTATGAGTTTGATTACTTTAGCTTTTCATTTTTAAGGAAGCTATATTTTTACGTTTTCATTAAATGACATTACTCTAATTGATATATCTATAATTTGTGTTTTAATGATGAATGATCAATGTGAATTATACAATCAGGATGTTCGATTGTCAGCATTCAAGGATTCTTTCAAAACTTCCAAACAACTTCAACTAAAATCAATTGAGGATCATAATCTGGTTCCAGAAGCTAAGGAAGATGGACTAAATGGAGTAACTTCACTTGAACTTCTGAATTGCAAGGATCTTGAATGCTTGGTTGATACCACCACTACTGCAACAAAGAATGGGCCAACTTCAGCATTCACTCATTTGGAGACATTATATATGGAAAAAATGGATGGGTTGGAAGCCTTATGCAAGGGTCAGCCTCCACAAGGTTTCCTAAAAAACTTGAAACATCTGAATCTCATCCGATTTCCAGAATTGAGATGGATATTCAAAGGCTCACCCCACTCTTTCACCCTCCAAAGTCTTAAGGTTGTAAAGATATATGAATGCGGAAAATTGAAATCCCTTTTTTCATCTTCCCTTATTCAAAGCCTAGTGCTTTTAGAACAACTCAAGATAGAATGCTGCGACGAATTGGAAACTCTTTTCGCTGATCCGGAAAATGATGGTGAAATAGAATCAAAGCATTCTTCCCTTCCTCTCCACTTGCCCAAATTGAATACTCTTTGCATCAAAAAGTGTTCAAAACTGGAATATGTTGTCCCACAAAACTATATTGTCAAAGCACCATCTTTGAAAAGAATGAAAGTTAAGGATTGTTCCAAAGTGATGAACCTTCCCATTCAACAAGCCAACAATCAGCTGGAGTTAACGTTATAGGTACACTTTTCTtacttttttttccttctctGGATTTTCTATTTGATTTTTCTAATTATTAAACTTTTTCATACCATGCCCCTCCCAACCTTAAAGTTGagcttaaaaaatatataaaaatagttgTATTCGCTGTGTATAATTATCATATATCTTGTTGGTAACTATTATGCCAATCTgttgttatatatattttttacgaGACCAATGTGTTATTATATTaatctaatattttatttattctctCATTAATTAATGATTTGTTTTCATTTATGTGATGAATTACGATTAGGGGATTGGATTATCGGCATTTAAGGAATTGTTATGCAATACAAATGATCTTATTCTCAAAGATTTTGGAGATCACAAAAATCTTGTCCCAGATCTTGTAGAGATGGAACATTTAGACGGATTAACTTCCCTCTCTATTAACAATTGGAGGGGTGGTGAATGCTTGGTTGATATATCACAAGCAATGATGGATTTCAAGTACAATGACCAATCTCCCAAGTGTTTCttgcaaaatctcaaaattttgagAGTTGTTGATTGtggaaatttttcaaagatatttCAAATGGATGATGGAATAGAATCAAACGCACATTACTTGCCGAACTTGGAAATTGTGAAGATTAAGGATGCTCGAGTTTAGAATATGTCTTCCCACATGCTTCAGTTGGAGTTTTTTCTCATCTACGAAAGATAAAACTTGTTGGATTGAGAAACTTGAGGAGTATTGTTGGAGGAAACAACTTTTTGGAAGCAccaattttggaaattttacgtTTTCTAAAGAAGTTAAGAAGTGTGTTTCTTTAAAGGTATTTTTCGTTttcactttatttatttatttatttatttttaaaagaagttTTGTCTTTCATTTTATTAAAATCTAATTTCCTTAGAAAAGTGGAAAGTCTCTAATGCACAATCTGTCAATTCAtgtaattaaaagttaaaaagaagACCAAATATGAGAGTGCAATACTTACTTGGTTGATATTGAAAAAACTTCAAAGAATAACACTATCCTGTGCTTTTGTGCAGGAGTTGAGCTTCTCTATGGAAGATATAGATGGTGAAGATGTCAAGTCATGCAATATGATAAACACTCAGTTGAGACAAAAATCACCAGATTTCGAATATATAACTTTGGAGACTTTTGAACCATTGTTTCAACTTCAAGATGGATACATGATCTCAAGTCTAGAGAAATTGCATCTTTTTAATGTGATTAGGTTGCGAGATATATGGAAGGGTCCCATCCAGGTTGCAACCAATCTCAGAGAACTAAGGGTTTGCCGCTGTAATAATTTGACATACATCTTTCCAGTTACACTCATTCCACATTTACCACAATTAAGCATTCTAAGGATAAAGTCATGTGTGAACTTGAAGAAGATAATTGGAAATGATGACATTTTAGCATCTTCATCATCACAAGGTCCTCAGTTGGAGATGAAAATGGTATTCCCTCagttaaagaaaataaaacttaaaaatttgtCAAAGCTCGAGAGCTTCAGCCCTGTGGGTTATCATCTAGAATTCCCATGTTTGCAGTCGCTTGACATTAAGCAATGTTCCAAGATGATCACAAGTTTCAGTGCAGATTATTTAATGTTGAGTGTGCATGCTAAAACTGATCAGGTATTTATAATCCTCCCAACACTCTTTTACTTGAGTTTTTCCACTATTGtttctaatatatataaaattgagtaattttcattttatttttatgttattctcAACGAAATTTAATTTGTTATGAAATGAAGGCATCTCAGCTAAATGATACCAATCCCTCACGAGAAGATATATCCTGGGAAAGGAATAGACCTACCTTACTACCTCAGTATAAGTTGAAGTTGAAGAAATTTCACCCTGTAAGTGAAAAATGTTGCAGAAATCATTCTTCAGCCTAAATCACGTAGATTGTACGACTAGTCAACATTAGTTAATTAACTAGGTAAATATGGCATGACCTTTTACCTTTCTTCTCgccttggttttttttttctttttatttgtctttttagttctaattattacttattttttttattatgttttaaggaATAATCTACTCATTGCTTTATTTTTTGTGCAGAGTTTGATACATTTGCTACTTTGAAAAGCATTTTAAAACATAATGTTGGACAATATTTACCAATTGGTTGATTTTTGTTGCCATGAATAAATTAATTTGTTGATTTTGTTCGACAGAAATAAATGAGTATTTAAAAGCTAAAGTCTGACAGTAATATTTGGTCGTCCCAAGCATATGTTGGGTTTTTCACACAGGAAGAAAAACAGAACTAATTTATTCGGGTAAAATATGAAGCTCTTTTGAAGCTAGAGCAACAAAGCAATAATTCCGGGTAAAATATGTGTTAAGTTTCAACCAAATGATCAATGAAAACAAAGCAAACAAACTTTgtgtttgaaagctcaaaaacaGAAGCATAACTCAGAGGTTGAAGGAGAAAAAACTTAAGTTGACTTCTTCTCATTCATCTGAAAGTTTAACGATAAAATGTACATATATTAAGCTATTACATTGAAAAAGCAATAAATTTTCTGAAAAGTAACTTGCACAAAAATAGTTCAATAGTAACTCACTTGACGATCTAAAAGTCGCTTAGTCCTTGACTCACTTTAAGCAGACAAAACAAAAAAGTTGTCGAACAAATATAGGTCAACTGGTACAAAaacatacttcatccggataacATATGTTGTTTTGCATATTGCTGTACTTCATCCGGCTAACTTACATATGCTGTTTGTTGCCACCTTTTAACACTTCTCCTTGGCTACAAAACAGCAAACTCCAATTTCCTTCCTTAAACACTCAAACCTTGTAGCAACCAATGGCTTGGTCAAAATATCAGCAAGTTGATCCCTCAAACAACAATGGACCAAGCTAATTTCCTTAGTCAATTCTGCTTCCCTCACAAAGTGATATCTGATCTTGAAATGCTTCGTTTTGCCATGGAACACAGAATTCTTGGCTATTGCAACAGCTGATTGATTATCTACATAATCTTTGTTGCTTCTACTTGACTAGCATTCAAATCCTCCAACAGCTTTCTAAGCCAAATTGCTTGATTAACAGCGATGGCATTTGTAATATACTCACCTGCGTGGATTGAGCTATCATCATTGTTTCTTTGAACTCCAGCTAAAAACTCCTGAACCTAGAGTGAAGAAGTATCCTGATGTGCTCTTCATATCATCAACTGAGCCAGCCCAATCACTGTCTGAATAACCAACCAGCTTCAATTCTTCAGCTCTCTCAAGCATCACACCATAGCCTAAGGTTCCTTTGACATACCTTAAGACTCTTTTAGCAGCCTTGAAGTGAGATGTGTTGCAGCAATGCATGAACCTCGATAGAAGGCTAACAGCATACATAATATCTGGCATTATTGTTGTTAAGTAGAGTAGGCAACCAACCAAACTCCTGTACCCCTTTTCATCCACTCGATCATGCTCACTGGTGCTTGACAATTTCTCTCCTAGTGCAACTGGAGTGCTAGCAGACTTGCACTTTGACATGCTGAATTTGCTTAGAACTTTCAGTGCAAATGCTTGCTGGCTTATGAAAATGCCATGCTCATTCTGATTCACTTCCATACCAAGGAAGTAGGTCAACAAACCAAGATCAGTAATTTCGAACACATCTTGCATCTGCTTCTTAAAATCCTCAATTAACTCACTTCTGCAGCCAGTAACTAATAAGTCATCTACATAGAGTGAGACTATCAACAAGGTTTCTTTCTCAGCCTTCTTCATATAAAGTGTAGGCTCACTGATGCTCTTCTCAAATCCTAGCCTTGACAGGTATGCATCAATCCTGTCATACCAGGCCCTTGGAGCCTACTTTAGGCCATACAAAGCTTTTTTGAGCTTGTAAACTTTATGTTCTTCACCAGTAACCTTAAATCCGTCAAGTTGTTCTATGAAAATTTCTTCCTTGAGAAATCCATTCAAAAATGCTGATTTGACATCTAATTGATGGACTTTCCATTGCTTTTGAGCAGCCAAGGCAAATAATAGCCTTATGGTATCTAACCTTGCAACAGGTGCAAAGGTTTCAAAGAAATCAACCCCTTGTTGCTGACTGTAGCCCTTCACAACTAGTCTGGCATTGTGCTTGTTCAGTGACCCATTTGCATTGTTCGTGGTCCTGAACACCCATTTGACACCAATAACTTTTCTATTTGCTGGCCTATCAACCAGCTCCCAAGTATCATTCTTATGGATCATCTTCAGTTCAGCTTCCATAGCTTCTTGCCAACAGCTCTCCCTTGTTGCTTCATCATAGCAGGAAGGCTCAACCATGGTTACAGCACACCTTTCATAGATGTCTGCTAGTGTCCTAGTCCCTCTGACAGGTACATCATCATAATCACCTTCAGCTTCAGCTTCAATCTCAGTATGCTGCAAGTCAAGATCATTTCGGTCCTCCTCAAGCAAACTAGCATTAGTTCCATCCCATTTCCAGTAGCTTACTTCATTAAACTTCACATCTCTGCTCACTACAATTTTTTTGGTCAATGGATCAAAGATCCTATAACCCTTCTTCACACTGCTGTAGCCTACAAACACCCCTGGCATGGACCTTTTTTCAAGCTTAGTCATTTTTTCTGCTGGAACCAGTGCATAGCACAAACAACCAAATACCTTCAAGTGTGACACTGTTGGTTTTTGTTCAAACCAGGCTTCAAAGGGTGTTTTACCCCTCACTGCGTTAGTTGGCAATCTGTTCAGCAAGTAAACAGATGTGTTTACTGCCTCAGCCTAAAAATTGTTAGGCATTTTAGCCTCAAACAAAAGGCACCTGGCCATATCAAGAACTGTCATGTTCTTTCTCTCACAAacaccattttgttgtggtgtgtaGATGGTTATTAGTTGGTGTTGAATTCCAGCATCATCACATATCTTTTGGAACCTTTGAGACACATACTCAGTTCCATTATCTGACCTTAAGCTTTTCAGCTTGCAACTGGCTTTGTTCTCAACCAGTGCTTTGAACTTGCAAAAGTAGTCAGCAACATCTGACTTTTTCTTTAGAAAGCCTACCCAACAGAATCTGGTGCAATCATCAATGAATAATGCAAAATACCTGTTGCCATTCAAGGAGGTGGTTTTCATAGGTCCACAAATGTCTGTATGGACCAGCTGGAGCCTCTCTTGAGCTCTCCATGCTTTGTTGACTGGAAAGGGCAGTCTGGTTTGCTTGCCAAGTTGACACACTTCACACACATCCTTCTTTGGTTCAATATAGGATATGTCTTTTACCAGACTCATTTTGTGCAGCAGGCCAAGTGACTTGTAGTTCACATGGCCTAGCCTTCTATGCCACAAACTTTATTCATCAGCCTAAGCTACACATATCTTTGGTTCTAGCTGATTCACATCTAAAGTGAAGCTTCGATCATTCATGGCTACTGTTACTAACACCTGGTCAGCAGCATCTTTAATCACACAAACCTTGCCTTCAAAAATAAGAGAATACCTCTTCTCTAGTAGCTGACCAACACTCAGCAAATTTTGGTCAATGTCAGGTACATAAAGAACCTCAGAGATAGTTTTGTTACTTGACTTTGTGCCAATCACAGCCTTGCCCTTGCCTTTGGCCTCTATGAGTTTACCATTGCCGATTCTGACTTTGgacatgaaactggtgtctagctcCCTGAACATACTTTTGTCTGAAGCCATATGATGTGTACATCCACTGTCAATTAACCAATTTTTGCTGACCTTACTTGAGCTTGCAAAACAAGAAGCTGTGAAGACATGCTCTTCCAATGCTTTCACATTCTCAGCAGCTTGAGCTTGGTTCTGGTGCTGTGGCTGTGCTTTTGGCTTGTTTTTGCACACTTTTTCAATATGTCCAAGCTGTTTGCAACCTCTACATTGAATGTCTGGTCTGTAGCAGCAGTATTTTTCAAGGTGAGTAGTCTTCTTGTAATGAGCACAAGGTGGAAACTTCTTTTTTGCAGCATCCTTCTtccctttctctttcttttcttgccAATGCTTCTTGCCTTTGTAACTTGAGCTTGAGCTTGAGCTTTCTCTACACCTGGTCTGAAAAGCTCCCTCAGAGTGCTCTTCCATTCTATTTGCTCTTCCTTGCTCTTGTGCATAGAGAGCATTTATCAACTCTATCAAGGGAATGGTTGATAGGTCCCTCGAGTCTTCTAAAGAAGAGATTTTTGATTCATACTTCTCTAGTAAGGTTGTTATGACTTTCTCAACcaccatttagtcactaaactcaTCTCCAAGCAGTCTTATGTTGTTGGCTGTGGCCATAATCCTGTCAGCATACTACTTGATGGTCTCTGAGTCCTTCATTCTCAAATTCTCAAAGTCCCTCCTAAGATTGATTAGCTGCTACTGCCTTGTCTTGTCTGACCCTTGAAACTCCTCCTTGAGTTTGTCCCAAGCCTACTTTGGTGAGTCACAGGCCATTATCCTTGTGAAAATAACATCTGTAACTCCACTCTGAAGACACGACATGGCCTTGTACTTCTTGGTAGTGTCCTCATTATGCTACTTGATTTGAGCTATGGTCGGATTAGCTCTCAAGGGAGGTGGCTCTGTGTCAT from Gossypium arboreum isolate Shixiya-1 chromosome 1, ASM2569848v2, whole genome shotgun sequence harbors:
- the LOC108481149 gene encoding uncharacterized protein LOC108481149 is translated as MVVEKVITTLLEKYESKISSLEDSRDLSTIPLIELINALYAQEQGRANRMEEHSEGAFQTRCRESSSSSSSYKGKKHWQEKKEKGKKDAAKKKFPPCAHYKKTTHLEKYCCYRPDIQCRGCKQLGHIEKVCKNKPKAQPQHQNQAQAAENVKALEEHVFTASCFASSSKVSKNWLIDSGCTHHMASDKSMFRELDTSFMSKVRIGNGKLIEAKGKGKAVIGTKSSNKTISEVLYVPDIDQNLLSVGQLLEKRYSLIFEGKVCVIKDAADQVLVTVAMNDRSFTLDVNQLEPKICVA
- the LOC108481150 gene encoding putative disease resistance protein At4g19050; protein product: MRELKVLSLTVAYDYTGVISLYALSSLKKLRALHLENFEDFSFLGNLRTLEILSLRGSKLNSLADELGSLKDLKMLDLTDCVVSSSFPLNFIRRLSQLEKLYLPKSNMTNDIFLVIKFLTRLTRLYLCVSSLHFPPNFEFPELEKYKIYINNNTSFNGIFGATGYLEIAEVFPYNAVSQLLGNLESLQVKRIKDECVKCLTNKTQQKVSVSTILQNLKLVRIDDCRNLKVVFQMDEVEENEDLSSIWELPTQHVRLVSLVELIIDQCPRLKSLFSLSLAQSLVLLEELHISFCDELKQIVTELEGDEEEISSAINSRTSLCFPKLTQLCVTRCDGLEYIFPMSLSPQGLQVYGCPLLTDSGVHLEAERAAVWDVRLSAFKDSFKTSKQLQLKSIEDHNLVPEAKEDGLNGVTSLELLNCKDLECLVDTTTTATKNGPTSAFTHLETLYMEKMDGLEALCKGQPPQGFLKNLKHLNLIRFPELRWIFKGSPHSFTLQSLKVVKIYECGKLKSLFSSSLIQSLVLLEQLKIECCDELETLFADPENDGEIESKHSSLPLHLPKLNTLCIKKCSKLEYVVPQNYIVKAPSLKRMKVKDCSKGIGLSAFKELLCNTNDLILKDFGDHKNLVPDLVEMEHLDGLTSLSINNWRGGECLVDISQAMMDFKYNDQSPKCFLQNLKILRVVDCGNFSKIFQMDDGIESNAHYLPNLEIVKIKDARV
- the LOC128289374 gene encoding disease resistance protein At4g27190-like; translated protein: MAGEFFSGAASNAIGTLMVDYLVKPIERRLRYLFRFHKLIDDLHQQQNNLNREQTRVEEDVKEAKLQIQTQVIEDYIGEWLTNVENALKDVQNLDSRVEENKRCFSLCPNWCWRYQLGKEIEKKIVYISKLVEDSHFKRIGHRAELPGLEFFTSKDILASKSSTNAFNKIREALEDDKVNMIGVWGMGGVGKTTLVKEVGKKTKESGCFRKVIEVVVSQNSIIENIQDKIADFLDSQFEKKTKEGRAGELWLQLEKEEKVLIILDDMWNEVHLKEIGIPLNENGKGCKIILTTRRKTVCESMECQVIIPMDVLESDEAWALFRMKAKLNERVPRDILQEAQKVAKECKGLPVAIVTLAAALKSTKTSKGWEVAGKKLERSKLVEIGNIGEEEKNAYLCIKMSYEYLKKETNKKCFFLCGLYPEDHSIKVEDLVRYAWGLELFGKADLIGEVRIQVLEAIDYLKDSCLLLEDEVEDEDGDGGRYVKLHDIVRDVTLWIASEEKSDFMIKSRLELLNKSSESCEGISLLDSEEKNFPDRLILSKLEILLLKNCNV
- the LOC128289375 gene encoding uncharacterized protein LOC128289375, with protein sequence MISSLEKLHLFNVIRLRDIWKGPIQVATNLRELRVCRCNNLTYIFPVTLIPHLPQLSILRIKSCVNLKKIIGNDDILASSSSQGPQLEMKMVFPQLKKIKLKNLSKLESFSPVGYHLEFPCLQSLDIKQCSKMITSFSADYLMLSVHAKTDQASQLNDTNPSREDISWERNRPTLLPQYKLKLKKFHPVSEKCCRNHSSA